A section of the Candidatus Methylomirabilota bacterium genome encodes:
- a CDS encoding AbrB/MazE/SpoVT family DNA-binding domain-containing protein, translated as MRVQIQKWGNSLALRIPKPFAEEAAVREGTVVDLSLTEGKLIAVPAAKGRVTLRRLLRKVTKDNLHKEVDFGSAAGREAW; from the coding sequence ATGCGCGTCCAGATTCAGAAGTGGGGGAATAGCCTGGCGCTTCGCATTCCGAAGCCCTTCGCCGAGGAGGCGGCGGTGCGCGAGGGTACGGTCGTCGACCTGTCCCTGACCGAGGGGAAGCTCATCGCCGTACCTGCCGCGAAAGGCCGAGTCACGCTCAGGCGACTCCTCAGGAAAGTCACCAAGGACAACCTCCACAAGGAGGTTGATTTCGGGAGCGCGGCGGGGCGTGAGGCCTGGTAG
- a CDS encoding ABC transporter substrate-binding protein: protein MTSSRREFLKGATVTAAVGAVGFPALARAQARPGVPSDPVKIGIIAIRAGIAAPVGTAGLRGTEWWTERVNKSGGILGRQVQLIVEEESTPKDTVERYRKLILQDKVEVVIGGISTGVTLALGPVAEEMEVPWLSWDGTTQKGVEETMPNPKWAFKSVDNEVEAIVAGTLTPKYFKGVQTIAGINNDYSYGHDCWETYQAVLKKLGMNVKPVLELFPKLGVTDFTSHIAAIQQAKPDLLMTSFWSGDATILMKQAAAVGLFKTMKGVFTTAGGVHDSLKKEFTPEGLLLGYNTMYFDDPKGSALLKQFVREYKAKYNEYPPYECDHAYFNIESYKVAVEKAYAATKKWPTKAEVVKALEGIEAQSLSGTRSWRPDHVQMCNFYQGITTHKNSYDFVTINPIEVVSTKTAMKPPGSKLLEWISGWKV from the coding sequence ATGACCAGCAGCAGGCGTGAGTTCCTCAAGGGCGCGACCGTGACGGCGGCCGTAGGCGCGGTCGGCTTCCCTGCTCTGGCGCGGGCGCAGGCGCGGCCGGGCGTGCCCTCTGATCCGGTCAAGATCGGCATCATCGCCATCCGCGCGGGCATCGCGGCGCCCGTCGGCACGGCCGGGCTTCGCGGCACCGAGTGGTGGACCGAGCGGGTCAACAAGTCGGGCGGCATCCTGGGGCGCCAGGTCCAGCTCATCGTGGAGGAAGAGTCCACCCCGAAGGACACGGTGGAGCGCTACCGCAAGCTGATCCTGCAGGACAAGGTCGAGGTCGTCATCGGCGGCATCTCCACGGGCGTGACGCTGGCCCTCGGCCCCGTCGCAGAGGAGATGGAAGTGCCGTGGCTCTCCTGGGACGGCACGACCCAGAAGGGCGTGGAAGAAACGATGCCCAATCCCAAGTGGGCCTTCAAGAGCGTGGACAACGAGGTCGAGGCCATCGTGGCCGGCACCCTCACGCCAAAGTACTTCAAGGGTGTGCAGACCATCGCCGGCATCAACAACGACTACTCCTACGGCCACGACTGCTGGGAGACCTACCAGGCCGTGCTCAAGAAGCTCGGCATGAACGTCAAGCCGGTGCTGGAGCTCTTCCCCAAGCTCGGCGTGACCGACTTCACCTCGCACATCGCGGCCATCCAGCAGGCCAAGCCCGATCTGCTCATGACCTCGTTCTGGTCTGGCGACGCCACCATTCTCATGAAGCAGGCGGCGGCCGTCGGGCTCTTCAAGACCATGAAGGGCGTCTTCACCACGGCCGGGGGCGTCCACGACTCGCTCAAGAAGGAGTTCACGCCCGAAGGGCTCCTGCTGGGCTACAACACCATGTATTTCGATGACCCCAAGGGCAGCGCGCTCCTGAAGCAGTTCGTACGCGAGTACAAGGCCAAGTACAACGAGTACCCGCCCTACGAATGCGATCACGCCTACTTCAACATCGAATCCTACAAGGTCGCCGTCGAGAAGGCCTACGCGGCCACGAAGAAATGGCCGACCAAAGCGGAGGTGGTCAAGGCGCTCGAGGGCATCGAGGCGCAGTCGCTCTCGGGCACGCGCTCGTGGCGGCCGGACCACGTCCAGATGTGCAACTTCTACCAGGGCATCACCACCCACAAGAACAGCTACGACTTCGTCACCATCAATCCCATCGAGGTCGTCTCCACCAAGACCGCCATGAAGCCCCCGGGCTCCAAGCTCCTCGAGTGGATCAGCGGCTGGAAGGTCTGA
- a CDS encoding ABC transporter substrate-binding protein, whose amino-acid sequence MDRRTFVSAISMGLLAAPLAARAQKAPTARVGWLAPEFKSFALDPFRQALKELGWVEGGSLAIEQRYARGSAERYPELAADLVRLKPDVLVTDGSPATRAAQQATATIPIVFVVGDPVAQGFVASLSRPGRNLTGMSIITGDLNPKRIQLLREAVPVMARLAVLQDQSAIGPAVGASWQAIEAASQQLGIQLTAASSARRADELDGAFALAVKERAGGVLVLPSALFSSQTRRIVSLAAKTRLPAIYEHRDFVEAGGLMSYGPSHRDVFRGIAVYVDKILKGAKAADLPVEQPTKLELAINLKTAKTLGLTIPQSLAGRADHVIE is encoded by the coding sequence GTGGATCGGCGAACCTTCGTCAGCGCTATCAGCATGGGCCTCCTCGCCGCGCCGCTCGCCGCCCGGGCGCAGAAGGCACCCACGGCCAGGGTCGGCTGGCTGGCCCCCGAGTTCAAATCGTTCGCCCTCGACCCTTTCAGGCAGGCGCTGAAGGAGCTGGGGTGGGTCGAGGGCGGCAGTCTCGCGATCGAGCAGCGGTACGCGCGGGGCAGTGCCGAGCGGTACCCCGAGCTCGCCGCTGATCTCGTCCGGCTCAAGCCGGACGTCCTGGTAACGGATGGGAGTCCCGCCACGAGAGCGGCCCAGCAAGCGACGGCCACGATCCCGATCGTGTTTGTCGTCGGTGATCCCGTGGCACAGGGATTTGTGGCGAGTCTCTCGCGACCAGGGCGTAACCTCACCGGCATGTCGATCATCACCGGCGATCTCAATCCAAAGCGCATCCAGTTGCTCAGGGAGGCAGTTCCGGTCATGGCCCGGCTCGCCGTCCTTCAGGACCAATCAGCCATAGGTCCCGCGGTGGGCGCGAGCTGGCAGGCCATCGAGGCAGCGTCCCAACAGTTGGGCATCCAGCTGACGGCCGCATCTTCGGCGCGCAGGGCGGACGAGTTGGACGGCGCGTTCGCTCTGGCCGTCAAGGAGCGGGCAGGCGGCGTCCTGGTCCTGCCGTCTGCCCTCTTTTCCTCCCAGACCCGGCGCATCGTGAGCCTGGCAGCAAAGACTCGGCTCCCGGCCATCTACGAGCACCGGGACTTTGTCGAGGCGGGTGGGCTCATGTCCTATGGGCCCAGCCACCGCGACGTGTTCCGCGGCATCGCCGTGTACGTTGACAAGATCCTGAAGGGCGCGAAGGCGGCGGACCTTCCCGTGGAGCAGCCCACAAAGCTCGAGCTGGCGATTAACCTCAAGACGGCCAAGACCCTCGGGCTCACGATCCCGCAGTCGCTTGCCGGCCGCGCCGACCACGTCATCGAGTAG
- a CDS encoding branched-chain amino acid ABC transporter permease, translating to MTANLVNVLMGGVFHAAILFLVAAGLQVVFGVQKIFNLACGSFYALGAYTGVSAVAYFTGHGGPPALFIVPLALGGLAVGLVGIVVERGLLRFVYDRDETFQLLLTFALVLMLEDLIRMTWGTAPVSTGGLYLSYGQARVLGATVPVYNLIVITASLAIAVGIGWLLTRTVFGRIIRASADNREMAEALGVDMRWVYMRVFTLGTMLGTLGGALVIPATAAMSEMGIELIVEAFAVVVIGGLGSMRGAFLGALVVGVLRSVAISVYPELEMLLIYLIVIAVLLWRPRGLFGAVAA from the coding sequence GTGACGGCGAACCTCGTCAATGTGCTGATGGGCGGTGTGTTCCATGCCGCCATCCTCTTCCTGGTCGCGGCAGGATTGCAGGTGGTGTTCGGGGTCCAGAAGATCTTCAATCTGGCCTGCGGCTCTTTCTATGCGCTGGGCGCGTACACGGGCGTGTCGGCCGTCGCCTACTTCACGGGGCATGGAGGGCCGCCGGCGCTCTTCATCGTGCCGCTCGCGCTGGGGGGGCTCGCGGTCGGCCTGGTCGGCATCGTGGTCGAGCGCGGCCTCCTCCGCTTCGTGTACGACCGCGACGAGACCTTTCAGCTCCTGCTCACCTTCGCGCTGGTCCTCATGCTCGAAGACCTGATCCGCATGACGTGGGGCACCGCGCCAGTCTCCACTGGCGGGCTTTATCTCAGCTATGGCCAGGCCCGCGTGCTGGGCGCCACCGTGCCCGTGTACAACCTGATCGTGATCACGGCCAGCCTCGCCATCGCCGTCGGCATTGGCTGGCTCCTGACGCGCACGGTCTTCGGCCGCATCATCCGCGCCTCGGCCGACAACCGCGAGATGGCCGAAGCCCTCGGCGTGGACATGCGGTGGGTCTACATGCGCGTCTTCACGCTCGGGACCATGCTGGGCACGCTGGGGGGCGCCCTTGTCATCCCGGCCACGGCCGCCATGAGCGAAATGGGCATCGAGCTGATCGTGGAGGCTTTCGCGGTCGTGGTCATCGGAGGTCTCGGCAGCATGCGCGGGGCCTTCCTGGGCGCGCTCGTCGTGGGAGTCCTCCGATCGGTCGCCATCTCCGTCTATCCCGAGCTCGAGATGCTGCTGATCTACCTGATCGTGATCGCCGTCCTCCTCTGGCGTCCACGCGGCCTCTTCGGAGCCGTGGCCGCGTGA
- a CDS encoding branched-chain amino acid ABC transporter permease — MRTAIVLSLVGLAMLGLPVVAPAYYVTLMLPFMAYGVVLLGLNLLFGYTGLVSFGHALFIGVGAYTGAVLTTHLHVRHMELILPAAALAAAVVAAPVGALCVRYVKIYFGMLTLAFGMVFYTFLLKFYRLTGGDEGMRMLRPYLLGSGWEGFSKTAYLIGPYYYFSLAVLVLATLLMWRIVRSPFGLCLKTIRDNPLKAESLGVSVPRYRWYAFMISAVYAAVGGALLATPTGNVDPTLAYWTHSGNVVFMVLLGGFSSFFGPLLGAFVFIFLQDTVMSAFPYWRLVFGALLAFIVIFAPTGLMGLFARRRSIEASRA, encoded by the coding sequence GTGAGGACGGCCATCGTCCTGAGCCTGGTGGGCCTGGCCATGCTGGGTTTGCCGGTCGTCGCGCCCGCCTACTACGTCACGCTGATGCTACCCTTCATGGCCTATGGCGTGGTCCTGCTCGGACTGAACCTGCTCTTCGGCTACACGGGGCTGGTCTCGTTCGGGCACGCGCTCTTCATCGGCGTGGGCGCCTATACGGGCGCCGTGCTGACCACACATCTTCACGTGCGGCACATGGAGCTGATCCTGCCCGCGGCCGCGCTGGCCGCCGCGGTGGTGGCGGCGCCCGTGGGCGCCCTCTGCGTGCGCTACGTCAAGATCTACTTCGGCATGCTGACGCTGGCCTTCGGCATGGTCTTCTACACCTTCCTGCTCAAGTTCTACCGGCTGACCGGCGGCGACGAGGGCATGCGCATGCTCCGCCCCTATCTCCTCGGCAGCGGCTGGGAGGGCTTCTCCAAGACGGCTTACCTCATCGGGCCCTACTACTACTTTTCGCTGGCCGTGCTGGTGCTGGCCACGCTGCTCATGTGGCGCATCGTCCGCTCGCCCTTCGGACTCTGCCTCAAGACCATCCGCGACAACCCCCTCAAGGCCGAGAGCCTCGGCGTCAGCGTGCCGCGCTATCGCTGGTACGCCTTCATGATCTCCGCGGTCTACGCGGCGGTAGGGGGCGCGCTCCTGGCCACGCCGACGGGCAATGTCGATCCGACGCTCGCCTACTGGACGCATTCGGGCAATGTCGTCTTCATGGTGCTGCTGGGCGGCTTCTCGTCCTTCTTCGGCCCGCTCCTGGGCGCTTTCGTCTTCATCTTCCTCCAGGACACGGTCATGTCGGCCTTCCCGTACTGGCGGCTGGTCTTCGGGGCCCTGCTGGCCTTCATCGTGATCTTCGCGCCCACGGGTCTCATGGGGCTCTTCGCCCGTCGCCGGTCGATCGAGGCCTCACGCGCGTGA
- a CDS encoding ATP-binding cassette domain-containing protein, translating to MILEAHDIRKLYGAYVALDGVSLSIREGEFVSIIGPNGAGKSTLINVLTGVLAPSGGTVRFKGKDIGGIGTVALTRLGMARSFQLVQIFPELSVLETLQAAVISRLGRGARLLASLGSDRQVQADALEVAALFGLGDKAHALARELPQGDKKLLDVASAFALRPEIILLDEPTSGVSTADKHAVMEILVGAAKRIGLRAIIQVEHDMDIVFGYSDRIIALHQGKVLADATPATIQADQRVVDMVVGRRRAPHPDPLPRGEREPDRNPSPPRGEGEPGPDPFPPRGEGEPGTDPSPPSGERAG from the coding sequence GTGATCCTCGAGGCACACGACATCCGCAAGCTCTACGGCGCCTACGTGGCCCTCGACGGCGTGAGCCTGTCCATCCGCGAGGGCGAGTTCGTGTCGATCATCGGGCCCAACGGGGCGGGCAAGTCCACGCTGATCAACGTGCTGACGGGCGTGCTGGCGCCGAGCGGCGGCACCGTGCGCTTCAAGGGCAAGGACATCGGCGGGATCGGCACCGTCGCTCTCACGCGCCTCGGCATGGCGCGAAGCTTCCAGCTCGTGCAGATCTTCCCGGAGCTCAGCGTGCTCGAGACGCTCCAGGCCGCCGTCATCTCGCGGCTGGGCCGTGGCGCGCGGCTCCTCGCCTCGCTGGGGAGCGACCGGCAGGTGCAGGCCGACGCGCTCGAGGTCGCCGCGCTCTTCGGTCTCGGCGACAAGGCCCATGCGCTCGCCCGCGAGCTGCCTCAGGGAGACAAGAAGCTCCTCGACGTGGCCTCGGCCTTCGCTCTGCGCCCCGAGATCATCCTGCTCGACGAGCCGACGAGCGGCGTCAGCACGGCCGACAAGCACGCCGTCATGGAGATCCTGGTGGGCGCGGCCAAGCGGATCGGGCTTCGCGCCATCATCCAGGTCGAGCACGACATGGACATCGTGTTCGGCTACTCGGACAGGATCATCGCGCTTCACCAAGGCAAGGTGCTGGCGGATGCCACGCCGGCCACCATTCAGGCCGACCAGCGCGTGGTGGACATGGTGGTGGGCCGCCGCCGCGCCCCTCACCCTGACCCTCTCCCCAGAGGGGAGAGGGAACCAGATAGGAATCCCTCTCCTCCACGAGGGGAGGGAGAACCTGGACCCGATCCCTTCCCCCCACGAGGAGAGGGAGAACCTGGAACCGATCCCTCTCCCCCATCGGGGGAGAGGGCAGGGTGA
- a CDS encoding ABC transporter ATP-binding protein: MLAVQEIDVFIQTSHILRRVSLEVRAREVVCLVGRNGAGKTTTLRTIMGYHRPRGGGVRFNDVPIHERRTHEIARLGLGFAPEESGIFPDLTVAENIEISTWTRPTGRPAVERLAAVYEIFPALRKYMARKGPEISGGERKMLSIARALALDPDMLLLDEPFEGLSPAIIPTVATGIAEITQRGHAILIAESNIHHVPDFATRLYVIERGEIIFAGRPEDVSKNPAVFRVIGGTT, encoded by the coding sequence ATGCTCGCGGTCCAGGAGATCGACGTCTTCATCCAGACGAGCCATATCCTGAGGCGCGTCTCGCTCGAGGTGCGCGCGCGCGAGGTGGTCTGCCTCGTGGGGCGCAATGGCGCGGGGAAGACGACGACACTCCGAACCATCATGGGCTACCATCGCCCCCGGGGCGGCGGCGTGCGCTTCAACGACGTGCCGATCCACGAGCGGCGCACCCACGAGATCGCGCGGCTGGGGCTGGGATTCGCCCCCGAGGAGAGCGGCATCTTTCCCGACCTGACGGTGGCGGAGAACATCGAGATCTCGACGTGGACGCGCCCCACCGGGCGCCCGGCGGTCGAGCGGCTGGCCGCGGTCTACGAGATCTTCCCCGCCCTGCGCAAGTACATGGCGCGCAAGGGGCCGGAGATCTCGGGAGGCGAGCGGAAGATGCTGTCGATCGCGCGGGCTCTGGCCCTCGATCCCGACATGCTGCTCCTCGACGAGCCCTTCGAGGGACTGTCGCCCGCCATCATCCCCACCGTGGCCACCGGCATCGCCGAGATCACCCAGCGCGGCCACGCCATCCTCATCGCCGAGTCGAATATCCATCACGTGCCCGACTTCGCCACGCGCTTGTACGTCATCGAGCGCGGCGAGATCATCTTCGCGGGACGGCCGGAGGATGTCAGCAAGAACCCCGCCGTCTTCCGTGTCATAGGAGGAACGACCTGA
- a CDS encoding methionine synthase: MASLPLIPSTVVGSHGKPGWWFAGVKAFEAGQFGPSDLEEMFDDAADTAIRDMERAGLDIITDGEVRRLDGYVDSYYAVIKGIEPLPVRRQTGPWGYDQQTRYEAVGRIEAPAGGLGIVKEFEYLKAHTTKATKATCAGPLTFGSRIHPGKVYKGVVDVAERFAEVINEELKGLVAAGAELIQIDEPARGNVSGEEMARLYNLATEGVKAKLGFHICFGNRFGRSRFDRTYRPYFPGVLKARADQLVLEFAGRELSELDLWKEYGGDRELGAGVIDVKGFYPETPEDVAKRIKRVLVVCKPEKLTVNPDCGFGWSPRYMCNQKVRALAAGAGLARQELSGKK, from the coding sequence ATGGCGAGCCTTCCCCTCATCCCGTCCACCGTCGTGGGATCCCACGGCAAGCCCGGCTGGTGGTTCGCGGGCGTCAAGGCGTTCGAGGCTGGCCAGTTCGGCCCCTCCGACCTCGAGGAGATGTTCGACGACGCCGCCGACACGGCCATCCGCGACATGGAGCGTGCGGGTCTCGACATCATCACCGACGGCGAGGTCCGGCGTCTGGATGGCTACGTCGACTCCTACTACGCCGTCATCAAGGGTATCGAGCCGCTGCCCGTGCGCCGCCAGACCGGGCCCTGGGGCTATGACCAGCAGACGCGCTACGAGGCCGTCGGGCGCATCGAGGCGCCAGCCGGAGGTCTCGGCATCGTCAAGGAGTTCGAGTATCTCAAAGCGCACACGACCAAAGCGACCAAGGCGACCTGCGCGGGGCCGCTGACGTTTGGCTCGCGCATTCACCCGGGCAAGGTGTACAAGGGCGTCGTCGACGTGGCCGAGCGCTTCGCCGAGGTCATCAACGAGGAGCTCAAGGGCCTGGTCGCGGCCGGCGCCGAGCTCATCCAGATCGATGAGCCGGCGCGCGGCAATGTCTCGGGCGAGGAGATGGCCCGCCTCTACAATCTCGCCACCGAGGGCGTGAAGGCCAAGCTCGGCTTTCACATCTGCTTCGGCAATCGCTTCGGCCGCTCGCGCTTCGACCGCACCTACCGCCCCTACTTCCCCGGCGTCCTCAAAGCTCGCGCCGACCAGCTTGTCCTCGAGTTCGCGGGCCGCGAGCTCTCCGAGCTGGACCTGTGGAAAGAATATGGCGGGGACCGGGAGCTGGGCGCGGGCGTCATCGACGTCAAGGGCTTCTATCCGGAGACGCCCGAGGACGTGGCCAAGCGCATCAAGCGCGTCCTCGTCGTGTGCAAGCCCGAGAAGCTCACCGTCAATCCCGACTGCGGCTTCGGCTGGTCGCCGCGCTACATGTGCAATCAGAAGGTGCGCGCGCTGGCCGCCGGCGCCGGCCTCGCCCGGCAGGAGCTTAGCGGCAAGAAATAG
- the cysS gene encoding cysteine--tRNA ligase — protein MTMEIHDSYSRRKVELPAPPGPIGMYFCGPTVYQRIHVGNARPFVLSMWLKRWLTLCGYDVKLAENVTDINDRIYVAARAQGLGSAELARRAMAWYVEDTSALGLGRPDAEPLASETVAEIIALTSELVSRGLAYQAGGDVYYRVARFPEYGRLSGAQREAMIAQEPGDRKEDPRDFALWKAWKPDEDTWWDSPWGRGRPGWHIECSAMAEKHLGPGFDIHGGGLDLRFPHHENELAQSRGAGREFARWWMHNGMIELGTEKMSKSIGNIVPLRDTLDRWGRETILVFFMGAHYRSPIEYSETTLQAARAQAEDFRNAFRVAATRPSDLTWEHLAAALDDDFDTPRALAILHGWRAAGRLDLLARGLAVFGLAIDGGGAVTSPEASRLAEERQAARARRDYAEADRLRGEIERLGWEVQDVPSGFRLIPKTG, from the coding sequence ATGACCATGGAGATCCACGACTCGTATTCCCGCCGGAAGGTCGAGCTGCCGGCGCCGCCGGGGCCGATCGGCATGTACTTCTGCGGCCCCACGGTGTACCAGCGCATCCACGTCGGCAATGCCCGGCCGTTCGTGCTGTCGATGTGGCTCAAGCGCTGGCTCACCCTCTGCGGCTACGACGTCAAGCTCGCCGAGAACGTCACCGACATCAACGACAGGATCTACGTCGCGGCGCGCGCGCAAGGCCTCGGCAGCGCCGAGCTGGCCCGGCGGGCGATGGCCTGGTACGTCGAGGACACAAGCGCGCTCGGCCTCGGGCGGCCCGACGCCGAGCCCCTCGCCTCCGAGACCGTCGCCGAGATCATCGCCCTCACGAGCGAACTGGTATCTCGCGGGCTCGCGTACCAGGCGGGCGGCGACGTGTACTACCGCGTGGCCCGATTCCCAGAGTACGGGCGCCTCTCGGGCGCCCAGCGCGAGGCCATGATCGCCCAGGAGCCGGGAGACCGGAAGGAAGATCCCCGGGATTTCGCGCTCTGGAAAGCGTGGAAACCCGATGAGGACACCTGGTGGGATTCGCCCTGGGGCCGCGGGCGTCCGGGCTGGCACATCGAGTGCTCCGCCATGGCGGAGAAGCACCTCGGCCCCGGCTTCGACATTCACGGCGGCGGGCTCGACCTGCGCTTCCCCCATCACGAGAACGAGCTGGCCCAGTCGCGCGGCGCCGGGCGGGAGTTCGCCCGCTGGTGGATGCACAACGGCATGATCGAGTTGGGCACCGAGAAGATGTCGAAGTCCATCGGCAATATCGTGCCGCTCCGCGACACCCTCGACCGCTGGGGCCGCGAGACCATCCTCGTCTTCTTCATGGGCGCCCACTACCGGAGCCCGATCGAGTACTCCGAGACCACCCTCCAGGCGGCCCGCGCCCAGGCCGAGGACTTCCGCAACGCCTTCCGCGTGGCGGCCACCCGCCCCAGCGACCTGACGTGGGAGCACCTGGCCGCCGCCCTCGACGATGACTTCGACACGCCCCGAGCGCTCGCCATCCTCCACGGCTGGCGCGCGGCCGGCCGGCTCGACCTTTTGGCCCGTGGCCTCGCCGTCTTCGGCCTCGCGATCGACGGGGGCGGCGCCGTTACCTCGCCCGAGGCCAGCCGGCTCGCCGAGGAGCGGCAAGCGGCGCGGGCCCGCCGCGACTACGCCGAGGCCGATCGCCTGCGCGGGGAGATCGAGCGGTTAGGATGGGAGGTGCAGGACGTCCCGAGCGGCTTCCGTCTCATCCCGAAGACCGGGTGA
- a CDS encoding cyclic nucleotide-binding domain-containing protein: protein MDDPDRRAPMELVSRMMDGSISYDPKNRLEPVLSGSVVQPGGQIELKEVPIFEGCSQRQLQRVARIARVLDAPAGSVLTRIGDPGDEFFVILDGTVSVDVAGGRPVPLRPGSFFGEMSLLDGGPRSATVVTDTPVRLLVVNRGDFSVLRREVPELTQILLVTLSRRVRQAEERAAQ, encoded by the coding sequence ATGGACGACCCGGACAGGAGGGCTCCCATGGAACTTGTCAGCCGGATGATGGACGGCTCGATCTCCTATGATCCCAAGAATCGATTAGAACCCGTCTTGTCCGGATCCGTAGTCCAGCCGGGGGGCCAGATTGAGCTCAAGGAAGTCCCGATCTTTGAGGGATGCAGCCAGAGGCAACTCCAGAGGGTCGCCAGGATTGCGCGAGTTCTCGACGCCCCGGCCGGCAGCGTGCTTACCCGTATCGGCGATCCCGGCGACGAGTTCTTCGTCATCCTCGATGGAACGGTGAGCGTCGACGTGGCGGGGGGCCGGCCGGTACCACTGCGGCCCGGATCGTTCTTCGGCGAGATGAGCCTGCTGGATGGAGGCCCCCGCTCGGCCACCGTCGTCACCGACACGCCGGTCCGCCTCCTCGTGGTCAACCGTGGGGACTTCTCGGTCCTCCGCCGGGAAGTGCCCGAACTGACCCAGATCTTGTTGGTCACCCTCTCGCGGCGTGTGCGGCAAGCCGAAGAGCGTGCAGCTCAATAG
- a CDS encoding SDR family oxidoreductase, producing the protein MMDPAFTLEKKTAIVVGAANGIGRATALAFAAAGARVACADIEEPGAKATAAEIEKGGGHALPVPLDVTDGASCRAAVAATLERFGGLDVLLYGAADSDRTATVLEMDEPAWDRVIRINLTGAFLMVKAAIPAMITRGGGSVILIASQLGRVASPGRPAYCASKGALIQLAKVLAADHAGQGIRANTISPGAIETRRMLRRWKDMDEARKMMGPKHLLGRLGLPEEIARAALYLASDASAFMTGSDLLIDGGYTAI; encoded by the coding sequence ATGATGGACCCGGCGTTCACGCTCGAGAAGAAGACCGCCATCGTCGTTGGCGCGGCCAACGGGATCGGGCGCGCCACCGCGCTCGCCTTCGCGGCGGCGGGCGCCCGCGTGGCCTGCGCCGACATCGAGGAGCCGGGCGCCAAAGCCACCGCGGCCGAGATCGAGAAGGGCGGCGGGCACGCGCTGCCCGTGCCTCTCGACGTCACGGACGGCGCGAGCTGCCGCGCCGCCGTCGCCGCCACCCTCGAGCGCTTCGGCGGTCTCGACGTCCTGCTCTACGGCGCGGCCGACAGCGACCGGACGGCCACGGTGCTAGAGATGGACGAGCCGGCCTGGGATCGCGTGATCCGGATCAATCTCACGGGCGCGTTCCTGATGGTCAAGGCGGCAATCCCCGCCATGATCACGCGCGGCGGCGGCAGCGTGATCCTCATCGCGTCGCAGCTGGGCCGCGTCGCTTCCCCCGGGCGCCCGGCGTACTGCGCGAGCAAAGGCGCCCTCATCCAGCTCGCCAAGGTGCTCGCCGCCGACCACGCGGGGCAAGGCATCCGGGCCAACACGATCTCGCCGGGCGCCATCGAGACCCGACGCATGCTCCGGCGCTGGAAGGACATGGACGAGGCGCGCAAGATGATGGGGCCGAAGCACCTGCTGGGTCGGCTTGGTCTGCCCGAGGAGATCGCCCGTGCCGCCCTCTACCTCGCGAGCGATGCCTCGGCCTTCATGAC